A region of the Conger conger chromosome 6, fConCon1.1, whole genome shotgun sequence genome:
GGTGGCGTACAGCAGGAATGCCACCACCTTCAGGACGATGGCGAAGCTGACATACAGGTGGCGGTACGCCACGTTGTCGTACAGCATGCAGGCCCCCGTTTCCCCGCAAACCGTGCTCCAAAATAAGCACGTCGAGTCGATCCCGGCACCGAAGATCAGCGGGGGAGGTATAAAACCTGCCAACACACAAGCATGGAACCAATCAGATTACAGCATAAAAGGGTTATTGTGGTAATGGTAAAGCTGATGACAAATTACTAGTTGGACAAAGATTTTAGCTGCGATTAGCAGCTAGTATAGGTTACTTTACTACAGTTAACTACTATTCCAAGTATCACTCAGCCATTCAAGTCAAAGTTAGATGCTAGCCAATGCACGTCCATCACATTGCAACAACGTTGCCCAGGATTTGCAAACTAGTaggcacacagagctgcacactgCCTCCACTTCTACGTGATTCAGAAACTAGCCGATGCGGGTCTTGATTTGCGAGAGAGATCATGTTCGTAAGCAGGCAAAAGTGCGAGAGCTGTCGGGTGACCGAAACTCGGAGGACCGGAGAAAGCTGAGCAGCGcttctccaaataataaaatgaggactgaaaaaaagtgtgtgcAATTTCACCTGAAAAGGCTCATGATAGGGGTCGGGTGGGAGCGGATTGGCTGTCCTAACGGGCCGGGCAGGTGCAGGTATAAATAAGCCTGACCCATGCAGCATTAGCAGCATGTGATACACAGAGTGGAGTTTGTTGACAGTCCCTCACCTAACAGTCGCAGCAGCAGGAATAGGACTCCGAGTGCGTAAGACTTCAGCTCCGGGCTCACCGTTCTGCAGAGGGGACAcaaagaaactgagctagaacAAAGAAGATTTTTGctacatttacatatttgcaACGTAACTGTGTGGTTGTGCAAGGTCGTGGTGGctaatgtttttatagttttttaataaaaacatccaAGCCTGGATGGTTGTGAGGGATGCTCTTTGAATGCTTGATGGAATAAACACGAGACCCCTGCACACATATGAAGTCCCGACTATTGATAAGCAGATAAGCGCAAGTTCTGGTAACCCCGTTATTGTCAGTGACGGACCTCTGCAAACTGCAGAAtatccccctttccccccccccatttccagTCAATAATCGTCATGACGAaaatcaagggtgccaataattctggagcccactgtataataTGTGCGTATCTGATGAGAAAGATGACAGAGATTATGTGCGTGATTATGAGTGTGATTATGAGTGCATTTCAGAATGAGTCTGTACGCAGGTATCTGTGCACCTGATGAGGATCATGACAGAGGGGGTCTGTGCCATGGCTCCGATCATGCTGCAGGCACAGATGATgcagaggaagatgaggaaggcCTCCTGGCAGCCAGGGCTGGGGCACTTCCCCGGCACGGCCGTGGCGTTGCTGAGGTCACTGGAGATGCACGTGCACCCCGTCAGATTCtggacaggggagagagagagggcacgcTGAACCTTACTAAGCCATCTGTGCTGGCCTGTCACCCCTCAaaccctcccccttcctctgctACCCTGCCCCTCACAGCTTCCCTCTATCACACCCCTCACCCTGCGGTGCTGACAGCTCCGGGGCAACTGGCGAAGCAGGCAGACAGGTTCAGCTTTGGGGCTTTTTAGTTTGTATGTCTATCAATTTATCAATCAATTTTAATTTGTATTGCGATCttaacaaagggcctttgtcacaaagcagcttcacAGAGAACCGGCCCCCAAGAGtacacctagggcaacagtggcaaagaAAAACTAAcaggctaacaggaagaaacctgtgggggaacccatctgctgctggttgacaccggtttgatGTAGAAATGGTTGTAAATATAAACAGATGAATtatagtacataaatgtccaatccaAATGAATTGAGTCCAAGCAGAGATGAATCTCGTGACGTGGAGGGACAGGCTTGTGcacatataaaatacatatgaGGCATGGTACTCACGTCTTTTGTGCAGCCAGCGAAGCAAGCAGAAAGGTAAGTGACATCGTTGGAGCCACAGACAGGGCTTACTGAGGCTGTGTAGCAGTTACAGTTACGAATGCAAGCCGCCTCCGGCTTCTGCCCTGGCTGCAGGATCCTGAGGACAGAGACACGGGTTCAAACAGCTATCTCAGACTAAACCCACCCTCTGCTGCAGAACAGTGGCCAGCCCAGTCTACTGTGAGAGAATTTGAAACGTTCTGATTCTGAGGCTGAAATGCATCTGGAGTCTGGTCTGAGTCAGGAATTAATAAATCAGCACCTCCGACTGAACACTTGAAGCTATCCAAAAGTATACTGAAATATAAAtcctcaagcacacacacacaccacccccacacacacaaagaaacatgaGAAAACAGCATCAGGAAGCAGGTGCTTACTCATCGCCGTAGGTAACAGTCACCCCGGCGACAGGCCCAGTGTCACAGCCCAGGAAGAGGAAGGTGACGTAGCAGGCGGTGGACACCAGATTGACCAGCATGGCCATGCGCACAGCCCCCAGGGCTGATAGGTTGAGCTTCTTCACCAGAAGCCCCCCCAGGAAAATACCCAGACACGCGCACGGGATCGCCGTCATGCCTAAGAAACCACAGCCAAGTTATCTCCATTATGCCCATCACTCATGTACATAGAAGCAGGAATCTGTGTTCATTAgcacatacagatacaaatgACGAACAcaaccattcaaaagtttaGGGTTAccatgtctttttctgcttttctgatttaatatttaattttctctgttcgtaatcaaacaattcatacatggtcaaagtgcagactcagagcttttattaaagggtatttgtaaacatttttggtttcaccatgtagtaattacagcactttttatatgtatgaATCTATATTTCAATGTttaagacaaataaaaataatgttttgtatttgtatttggcaGCAATGTCATAaatcacaatatgtacacagtaCAACACTGAGCCATCCATACATTGCACTGTACTTCCCAGAAGTTATAAATATAATCCAGACATATATCATGCATTGACTTCAAATTTATTCATAATATCTATGGAATACACAGTGAGATCTGCAGTATATCATATTTATATCTAGTCTCAATGCAAATATACTTAACtcaaatcattgaaaatataaaatgtatatataactTGTCAATTGATTGTATATATCGGCAGTTTCCCTCTGTACTGAGCTTACTGGCAGAAAAGATAATGTCATTGTCATTTGCCATTGTGGAAGTATCTCCTCCCCTTTCCACATATAAGATTATCGTTAAAGTTGGAGAGAAGGCGGCTCCTGAAGTGAAAAGTGTGACTCACCcaggagctgattggctgaggtaGTGGTGAGATTGAACTGCTGCTCCAGGTACTTCCCTAGGAATGCGGCGAAGCCGGCCACCACGGCGATCTCCATACAGGCTGCCAGGATTATGCAGGTGAACACTGGGTTCGAGAGCAGGTGCTTGGTCACCTTGGGTATCACTAGAAGACAAGGCGGGCAAGGCAGAGCCATGGCTCCATATCAGACCACATGACACACTATGTGACGGTTGGGGAGAGTACATATGTAAACATTCCCCTGAGAGGACAGACGAGCTGCCCAAACTAGAGGATTAATAACTAGCCACAAGGTACTTTCCAACAAaatcaggcaaaaaaaaaaatcctctctTCACGGTTACCGACTTTCACTTGGCATCGTAGCGAATTGGCTAGATCGCTACCGAAATATCATATCGATAAATTAAACTTCtttgcaaaatgcaaaatgttgcAAAATGCCATGGAGTAACTGAGAAATCATGCcgtgtgcagaaaataaataatgttttacgATGAGTGACTGTGTCACACCAGTGTACATAGCTGTTGGCTATTTAGTTACGTTGAAGCGTATTCCTGTGGTGTCACCGCTTTTATCTTAGTAATGCATAAATCAGAGTATTTGTAGGAATTTAAGTTATAATTAGGCTATGTTTGAACTGAAGTAGCCtacagctggtgcaacccagtCCTAGGGCACGCAGGGTTGCTGCAGCAGTGAAGTTCCCCCCCCTTAGATCTTTGTTTAATTCTGTTACAGGTCATCAATCGAAtctttatatgaaaactgatattgactaGACCccatcataatattttttattggatTCCATGTCATCTATGCCTAGTTTGACCACTAAGATAAACGGGTGCTACCGATTGCTACAGCCACTTGTTTTCGAGGCCAAGAATATTGTCGTCGAGGAAATTTTCACGTGATTAAGACCATATGATCTTTATTGTTactttttttcaaatatttggGAAAAGCACAACTTGAAGTGATAGAACATTGTATTGCGCCATCTCAGGATGTCTATTCTCTCTTTAATAAGCCATTTTCTTCAGCATGTTTTGGATATTGTGTCAACCCTGTGTGGTACTACCAGGGGACTGGTGTTTGAGGGGTCAAAGCTGTAAAAACTTGTCAAGCCTGTGCCACTCTATGTGTTACATGAATGTTAAATCCCCAAGTctgttatatatatttcttatttgtttttatttctctattttaattttttttgcttaTATCCTGTTATGGTTATATATGTTGTATatgcattattttcaataaaaaataaaataaaataaaaactggtgTTTGAGGGGCGGTATATCTCTGCTCGTTGGCGCCATCAACTGGTCAACTGGGGATATTGCACGTCAGCCCTGTGGAAGAATGCTGCATACCAGGGGACTGCTCCATGAAGCAGGTTAAGAAAAGCAGGTTAAGAAAAGCGGACATTCATTTGGAAAACCTGGTTTGAGTGAACAATTTTAAGCGGAATAATCAAAGGTGGATGTTAAAGGGACCCAAGTGAATCGGTGGGTGGTTCTTCAAAGATAAACTGCTTGACAACAAGTGTCTGAGGGTGATATGCAGGACTAATAAAAATCGAGGAAGCATTGCTGTaagtcattaaaaataatgactTTTTTAATATACGTAATAATACGTTTTAATATAAATCAACTGTTTTGTCTCAGGAAACTGTTCTGCATCATTTCAAAGTGGGATTTGGTTTCCAGGTAGGATTTACTTTTCATCAGCAAAGGGTCTTAAAATGTCTAGGGATACCCAAATCCAAAGCCACTCTGAaaattaacacatttatttttgtccatTATAAAGCTGATACATTTGCCTCTTTTGGTGAAAattgaaatgaactgaaatggtAATTACATTCTTGTGAGTGAGGGTATACCAATATGGCAGCATTAGTAGTGGCTCATGGTCAGTTTTTATCCCTTTCATGAAAGGTGCTAAACAAGCAAGATCCATCACTATTATTTACCTCTGAGCTGCTGGCAGCAGGACAGGCTTGGCCCAGGTTCTGGGTGACACAGGGCCCCATTGCTGGGTTTGGAACCCGCGGAGTCCTGGGGCAGGCCGCTGTCGGTGGGGAGCATGGGCTGCTGGTTCTCAGCCTCTCCCTTGGCCGCGCCCTCGCCGGGCCAGTCCGACAGCGACTGCGGGAAGCCAAACATGAAGACCGCGGAGAAGAAGAGCAGGACGCCGCACAGCAGGAAGCCAGCCCACCAAGCGCCAATCCAGCGGGGATCCTCCGGAGTGATGTCCAACTTACctaagagagagaaacacacaaacacacacacatacaatacacacatacatacacacacacaaataacacacaGAGAAAATTACACGCCAGAGAAAATTACATGCCTTCCAGTATAAAACTACCACTGGATActaagtacacacatacagtatgtaatgtaTACATGTATTTGTGTACGAATGTATGAATAACTGAAGAGATATCATGGTGAGAAGACACTGTAGCCAGATGTATTCATAAGGCTGAATTTACAGTCACTCACTGGTGTCAATGAAGATGGCATCCACATAGATTTTGGTACACAGCGACCCTAGGATGAACCCACAGGCTGGCCCAAAGACCATAGTGGAGAATAAGATTCCTGAGAACACACAACGCAAGGGAGAATGTAAGGATATGACACCACAATACACagatgaaaaaaacaattttaggATATGACATGATGCACAACAATTCACACGCAAACAGCATCAGGATACAGCATTACAACATAAGATCTAATAACATATGCCtctcaaaatattaaatataaggataagaacataaaaaatgtaatgtaacaaagtaAACATACAGTGGCAAGACAGGGCAAGACAAATCAACAAATCTGAAAACACAACTACAAATCAGAAAACACTGCCACAAGTCAGAAAACAACAAACCagaaaacacaaagacaaatcAGAAAACACTGCCACAAGTCAGAAAACAACAaaccagaaaacacagacaaatcagaaaacacaatGACGGACCAGAAAGACACAACGTAATTTCACAAAATGGAAAGGCTAGGTTCTGCCCATCTCGTCTCTGATAGGATGGAATTGTTGTCTTATCTGTGTGACCGGAAGTAGCTGGCATTTATTTAAGCATTAACTGACAGTCAGTGGTAAATTGTCATTTGaaagttttattacatttgaatgtaCCACAGCCTGGTGCGATTTATTGCTTTTATGAAACGGTTACCAAAATGTGATAATATAGATATTATTGACACAATCCAATAAATAGTGTTTATTATTAACCAAgttattacaataataatttacaagaaaacTACCTGGCTGCTGGCACATAGTGCCAGGCTTTTGCTATGCAACATTAGTAAAGTTTCGTTCTGCcaaactagcaagctaactaAAAACAGTCCAACATGAGTGGGATCATGTTGCGTAGGCCTActcatttcattatttggaGAAGGCGCATTGCTCGGCTCCGGTCTCTGGAGAGAGCTCTCACACTTCTCCCACACTGCTTACGGACACAAATCTTTCtggcaccaccatgcttcaccgtagggatggtattagccaggtgatgagcagtgcctggtgttcgccagacatcgtgcttggagttctgcccaaagctTTAAATTTTTgcctcatcagaccagagaatctttttcctcatgctctcagagtcctcTAAATGCCGTCCTTTAATTTACTCaagtggcttccgtctagccactctaacataaaggcctgattgatggagtgctgttgagatggttgtccttctggtaggttctcccagctctgcacaggacttccaaagctctgttagagtgactgttgggttcttggtcacctccctgaccaaggcccttcttgcccggttactcagtttggccagacgACCAACTCTAGAAGAGTTCCaaatttcttccatttcacaattattgaggccactgtgctcctgagaacactcaaagctttagaaaaggtttgatacccttgccctgatctatgcacCACAATTTTATCGGGGAGAACTACAGAGAGTCCATGGCTTGGTTTTAGTCCTGGCATGTAGTGtaaattgtgggaccttatatgcACAGGTGTcgaaatcgatcaaggtccgCCATATTTAAGGtcattccaacccgttaaatgttccttcttgaAGCTAGACGTAGAAGTTAACCCTCTTTAAGAACTCCCAAACTTTCCTTCCTTGTGAGAAAACACGAGCGCAGCCTTTGCAGAAGTGTTTTTTAAAGCGTGACATATtaatgattgacctgtggatccacctc
Encoded here:
- the LOC133131705 gene encoding solute carrier organic anion transporter family member 3A1-like, with product MQVNKQRSMDRNAEEEQHYHRQEKSSCFSNIKIFLVSECALMLAQGTVGAYLVSVLTTLERRFNLQSTDVGVIASSFEIGNLAFILFVSYFGAKAHRPRLIGCGGIVMALGALLSALPEFLAHQYEYEVGEDWRTEEGRDVCGNGSHADGQDPALLCGNRANTNMMYLLLIGAQMLLGIGATPVQPLGVSYIDDHVHKKDSSLYIGILFSTMVFGPACGFILGSLCTKIYVDAIFIDTSKLDITPEDPRWIGAWWAGFLLCGVLLFFSAVFMFGFPQSLSDWPGEGAAKGEAENQQPMLPTDSGLPQDSAGSKPSNGALCHPEPGPSLSCCQQLRVIPKVTKHLLSNPVFTCIILAACMEIAVVAGFAAFLGKYLEQQFNLTTTSANQLLGMTAIPCACLGIFLGGLLVKKLNLSALGAVRMAMLVNLVSTACYVTFLFLGCDTGPVAGVTVTYGDEILQPGQKPEAACIRNCNCYTASVSPVCGSNDVTYLSACFAGCTKDNLTGCTCISSDLSNATAVPGKCPSPGCQEAFLIFLCIICACSMIGAMAQTPSVMILIRTVSPELKSYALGVLFLLLRLLGFIPPPLIFGAGIDSTCLFWSTVCGETGACMLYDNVAYRHLYVSFAIVLKVVAFLLYATTWQCLRKNYKKYIKNEGCLTPTEHFSNLTLDNAGKDLGQKPAQRTKFIYSLEDHELCENMESVL